One window of the Bradysia coprophila strain Holo2 chromosome X unlocalized genomic scaffold, BU_Bcop_v1 contig_26, whole genome shotgun sequence genome contains the following:
- the LOC119069090 gene encoding esterase B1-like, with protein MSGATIIVDTNYGPLRGHQRKSAVGEKFFSFRGIPYAKPPIGDLRFKDPQPVDPWFEPKDCTEPGPASPSFNIMTNTVVGDENNPLVLNVYTKELSPRKLLPVMVWIHGGAFIFGDSSEMLYGPDYLLADENDIVFVSMNYRLGALGFLSIDDPSVGVPGNAGLKDQALALKWVRQNIHHFGGNNKNVTVFGESAGGTSVHWHMLSNFSKGLFDKAIVQSGSALLSWANGPRSNQPERLAKKLGWDGVGGDQKLVEFLRSIDFSELIRAQNILTESEKQEWIYSAWVPSVEPYTAEQSFFTENPLATYKSAWGNKIPLIIGGTVDEGLLLYREVMADTEFYIGANAFKNVIPKTWNLPTDRVEEFAQQLKQFYLGNDDVTKDIGKFFDILSDVTFLHGIHLAIVGRLSDEFSAPTYFYRFAFAGNPKYNMIRQVLVPNDVKGICHGEDIASLFKAAMIKEPVINSADHKTIDRMTRMFTKFAATGNPNCDLIRPIVWSPLEKQSIPPFKCLNIDEDVSYISYPEAKRMDFWDSLFKATL; from the exons atgtCTGGAGCGACAATAATTGTTGATACAAACTATGGACCTCTGCGCGGTCATCAGAGGAAATCTGCCGTAGGTGAAAagtttttcagttttcgtGGTATTCCTTACGCAAAGCCACCCATTGGTGACTTGAGATTTAAG GATCCCCAACCTGTCGATCCATGGTTCGAACCAAAAGATTGCACAGAACCTGGTCCGGCCTCACCTTCTTTCAATATCATGACCAATACAGTTGTTGGTGACGAAAACAATCCTTTGGTACTAAACGTTTACACAAAAGAG CTTTCACCTCGAAAATTGCTGCCTGTAATGGTTTGGATACATGGAGGGGCATTTATATTCGGCGACTCGTCGGAAATGTTGTATGGTCCAGATTATCTTTTAGCCGATGAAAATGATATCGTTTTCGTTTCGATGAATTATCGACTTGGTGCTCTGG GATTTCTCAGTATTGATGATCCTAGTGTTGGTGTGCCTGGAAATGCCGGTCTAAAGGATCAAGCTCTTGCCCTCAAATGGGTTCGACAGAATATCCACCATTTCGGtggcaacaacaaaaa TGTTACTGTCTTTGGAGAAAGTGCAGGCGGTACCAGTGTTCATTGGCACATGTTATCAAACTTTTCCAAGGGACTGTTTGATAAAGCTATCGTGCAGTCCGGTTCAGCATTGTTATCATGGGCAAATGGTCCTCGCAGTAACCAACCAGAACGTTTAGCAAAAAAACTGGGATGGGATGGTGTTGGTGGTGACCAGAAACTAGTTGAATTTTTGAGGAGCATAGATTTCTCTGAGTTGATTCGGGCTCAGAATATTTTGACAGAAAGCGAAAAGCAAGAGTGGATTTACTCTGCCTGGGTTCCAAGCGTCGAACCGTACACTGCCGAACAGAGTTTTTTCACTGAAAACCCTTTGGCAACATACAAATCTGCATGGGGTAACAAAATCCCATTAATCATTGGCGGTACAGTTGACGAAGGTCTTCTGCTTTACCGTGAAGTAATGGCCGATACTGAATTTTACATTGGAGCGAATGCCTTCAAAAATGTGATCCCGAAAACATGGAATCTGCCCACTGACAGAGTCGAAGAGTTTGCCCagcaattaaaacaattttatctGGGCAACGATGATGTCACGAAAGATATCGGAAAATTCTTCGACATTCTGTCGGATGTAACTTTTTTGCACGGTATTCATTTGGCTATTGTAGGTAGATTGAGTGACGAATTTTCAGCTCCGACATATTTTTATCGATTCGCTTTCGCTGGAAATCCTAAATATAACATGATCAGACAGGTCCTAGTGCCGAATGATGTGAAAG gTATTTGCCATGGTGAGGACATTGCAAGTTTATTTAAGGCTGCAATGATAAAGGAACCAGTAATTAACAGTGCCGATCACAAAACCATCGATAGAATG ACAAGAATGTTCACAAAATTCGCCGCTACCGGCAACCCAAACTGTGATCTTATTCGCCCAATCGTTTGGAGTCCATTGGAGAAACAATCAATCCCGCCATTTAAGTGTTTGAATATCGATGAGGATGTGTCTTACATATCCTATCCCGAAGCGAAACGAATGGATTTTTGGGATTCATTGTTTAAGGCAACGCTTTAA
- the LOC119069091 gene encoding extracellular signal-regulated kinase 7: MPMKPKNQDKNDKMSEIDDKILKNFDIKKRLGKGAYGIVWKATDKRTQQIVAVKKIFDAFRNETDAQRTFREIMFLTAFRNHPNVIQLQSIHRAFNNMDIYLSFECMDSDLHNVIKRGSILKDIHKRYVMYQLLNAMLYIHSGNVCHRDMKPSNCLIDSKCRCKIADFGLARSVSQSQSGRENDEVELCLTDYVATRWYRAPELLVASKKYTLGIDMWSLGCILGEMIRGKPLFPGSCSVNQVERIVAAIPNITEEDVKSVGAGFGSSLLSKSNSKLEFPNLDDLLIGSPDDARQLVKSLLVLDPIKRLSAKQALHHKYVEKFRYKLPELELNQDIIPVFRDDVQLSVTEYRTKLYDIMTANEKISGTSNKLDKRDIEQLEATLTVTGAQRRTHLTKVFETNGKMEKKLISNSDIKQANLRKISKKPSESLLQNLCSRVSTSTKSILPKSDQRISREQYINHTTQIQNGRSVSQLGNRSSGEFSKLNVAVLRKASLDNPDSRQSFDSGLNTDPSRNNRSSPEDDLRNGSLTKMIPSMSKQKIMQILQNRANSISQEKYRKNSLDKVKKPRTNSEFRDKSSHLNPEEYYEAKLKNLEDRIRKHNNNVKSFNCGAEKVSMSNDVFKKKSQHINDGTRTIRPFITRTKSESKNTGASNVKIPVKIILSGYTPSDEGYCGRYSKDSSNYGVIRATDLYKLKSSELL, from the exons ATGCCGATGAAGCCGAAAAATCAGGATAAGAATGACAAAATGTCTGAAATTGATGACaaaatcttgaaaaatttcgacatcaaaaag agACTGGGTAAGGGTGCATATGGTATCGTATGGAAGGCAACGGACAAACGAACTCAACAAATTGTGgctgtgaaaaaaattttcgacGCATTTCGAAACGAAACGGATGCTCAGCGTACATTCagggaaataatgtttttaacCGCTTTTCGAAATCATCCAAATGTAATACAGTTACAAAGCATTCACCG AGCATTCAATAACATGgacatttatttatcatttgaGTGTATGGACAGTGATCTGCATAATGTCATCAAACGCGGATCAATACTAAAGGATATTCATAAACGATACGTGATGTATCAACTGTTGAATGCAATGCTATACATTCACTCAGGAAATGTTTGTCACAGGGACATGAAGCCTAGCAACTGTTTGATTGATAGCAAGTGCAG gtGTAAAATAGCCGATTTTGGACTAGCAAGATCTGTATCGCAGAGTCAGAGCGGACGAGAAAATGACGAAGTAGAATTATGCTTAACCGACTACGTTGCAACAAGATGGTATCGAGCTCCCGAACTTTTAGTAGCGAGTAAGAA GTACACTTTAGGCATTGACATGTGGAGTTTAGGTTGCATTTTGGGTGAGATGATTCGTGGGAAACCATTGTTTCCTGGAAGCTGTTCCGTTAATCAG GTGGAACGAATAGTAGCTGCCATCCCTAACATTACCGAAGAGGATGTGAAATCAGTCGGCGCTGGATTCGGTTCGTCTTTGCTTAGTAAGTCCAACTCAAAATTAGAGTTTCCGAATCTGGATGATCTCCTCATTGGCTCGCCTGACGATGCCAGGCAGCTGGTGAAATCGTTACTGGTGCTAGATCCAATCAAAAGGTTGTCAGCGAAACAAGCTTTACACCATAAATATGTGGAAAA aTTTCGATATAAATTACCCGAATTGGAGCTGAATCAGGACATTATACCAGTGTTTCGGGATGATGTACAATTATCTGTTACCGAATATCGCACGAAATTGTACGACATTATGACGGCAAATGAAAAGATCAGCGGAACCAGCAACAAATTGGATAaaag GGACATAGAACAATTGGAAGCAACCTTGACAGTAACTGGGGCGCAAAGAAGAACACACTTAACGAAAGTCTTTGAAACGAATGgcaaaatggaaaagaaattaatttcgaacaGCGATATCAAACAAgcaaatttacgaaaaatttcgaaaaaaccGTCCGAATCATTGTTACAGAACCTTTGTTCACGTGTGAGTACCTCAACAAAGAGTATTCTACCCAAATCGGATCAACGAATCTCCAGAGAACAGTACATTAATCACACAacacaaatccaaaatggcagAAGTGTTTCTCAGCTGGGCAATCGTTCGTCCGGGGAGTTCAGTAAGCTGAATGTTGCAGTTCTCCGTAAAGCTAGCTTGGACAATCCAGATAGCCGACAGTCATTCGATAGTGGCCTGAACACCGATCCGAGTAGAAATAATCGATCGTCGCCAGAGGATGATTTACGAAATGGATCGCTGACAAAAATGATACCATCGATGAGTAAACAGAAGATCATGCAGATTTTGCAGAATCGAGCCAACAGCATTAGCCAggaaaaatatcgaaagaaTTCGCTGGACAAAGTTAAGAAACCGAGAACGAATTCAGAGTTTCGCGACAAGTCGTCCCATCTGAATCCGGAGGAATATTATGAGGCAAAGTTGAAGAATTTGGAAGATCGTATACGGAAGCACAATAATAACGTCAAGTCATTCAATTGTGGAGCGGAAAAAGTCAGTATGTCCAACGatgttttcaagaaaaaatcacaGCACATTAATGATGGAACGAGAACCATAAGGCCGTTCATCACACGCACGAAATCAGAATCGAAGAATACGGGTGCCAGTAACGTTAAGATACCAGTTAAGATTATTTTAAGCGGATATACACCATCCGATGAGGGATATTGTGGCAGATATAGTAAAGACTCGAGCAATTACGGAGTTATTAGGGCCACCGATCTGTACAAATTAAAGTCCTCAGAGTTGTTGTGA